One stretch of Holophagaceae bacterium DNA includes these proteins:
- a CDS encoding DinB family protein, with amino-acid sequence MNPVALLLGLSLAAQTPAAKPVPAPAAEPTIGAAIDGTFQWVPGQFLAAADAMPEDKYDWAPTQGEFKGVKTFAQQVKHVAAVNYLVGAAVLGEKPPVELGNAEMGPDNLKTKADIAVFLKASFDYARKAIKGITPQNGTKAMKSPFGEGTMTPLGMAALLGFHGMDHYGQMAVYLRMNGIIPPASRKK; translated from the coding sequence ATGAATCCAGTTGCTCTCCTGCTCGGCCTGTCGCTTGCGGCGCAGACTCCGGCCGCGAAACCCGTGCCGGCGCCCGCGGCCGAGCCCACCATCGGCGCTGCCATCGATGGCACCTTTCAATGGGTGCCCGGCCAGTTCCTCGCCGCAGCCGATGCCATGCCCGAAGACAAATACGACTGGGCCCCTACCCAAGGCGAGTTCAAGGGCGTCAAGACCTTCGCCCAGCAGGTCAAGCACGTGGCGGCCGTAAACTACCTCGTGGGCGCCGCCGTCCTCGGGGAGAAGCCCCCGGTCGAGCTCGGGAATGCCGAAATGGGCCCCGACAACCTCAAAACCAAGGCTGATATCGCGGTCTTCCTGAAGGCTTCCTTCGACTACGCCCGCAAGGCCATCAAGGGCATCACGCCCCAGAACGGCACCAAGGCCATGAAGAGCCCCTTCGGCGAAGGCACCATGACGCCCCTGGGAATGGCCGCCCTCCTTGGTTTCCACGGCATGGACCACTACGGCCAGATGGCCGTCTACCTCCGCATGAACGGCATCATTCCGCCGGCGAGCCGCAAGAAGTAG
- a CDS encoding Gfo/Idh/MocA family oxidoreductase encodes MSRFRVAVVGVGHLGQHHARIASSSETVDLVAVVDPSAERGKEIAEKFHTRWAPQVSDVLAEVDAVQIAAPTGLHHAIGVEVLKAGKHLLMEKPLAANLLEGEALLAVLAVARKTNPDLVACVGHLERFNPAVVALRAANFKPKFIEAIRVSPFPMRSLEVDVVMDVMIHDLDLLMALVQRPVVDVEAVGVPVLTKFPDLVNARLKFEGGAFATVTASRVARKKERTLRAFGNQEYASLDFAAQKLEILRLKMGENGPEVIPETVDIEEGEPLKLEIEAFYQACQGRGQDYVSWADGLEAMRVADQVQKAVESSLAAMLED; translated from the coding sequence ATGTCCAGATTTCGCGTCGCCGTGGTGGGTGTGGGGCACCTGGGCCAGCACCACGCCAGGATCGCATCCAGCTCGGAGACCGTGGACCTGGTGGCGGTGGTGGACCCTTCCGCCGAACGGGGAAAGGAGATCGCGGAAAAATTCCATACGCGCTGGGCGCCGCAGGTGTCGGATGTGCTCGCCGAGGTCGATGCGGTGCAGATCGCAGCCCCCACGGGGCTCCACCACGCGATCGGCGTGGAAGTCCTGAAGGCGGGCAAGCATCTGCTCATGGAAAAGCCCCTGGCGGCGAATCTCCTGGAGGGTGAGGCCTTGCTGGCGGTCCTGGCGGTCGCGCGCAAGACCAACCCGGACTTGGTGGCCTGCGTGGGCCACCTGGAGCGGTTCAATCCGGCTGTGGTGGCCCTTCGCGCGGCGAACTTCAAACCCAAGTTCATCGAAGCCATCCGCGTCTCGCCTTTTCCCATGCGCTCGCTGGAAGTGGATGTCGTGATGGATGTGATGATCCATGACCTGGATCTGCTGATGGCGCTGGTGCAGCGGCCCGTGGTGGATGTGGAGGCCGTGGGCGTGCCGGTGCTCACGAAATTCCCGGACCTGGTGAACGCGAGGCTCAAATTCGAAGGCGGCGCCTTCGCCACGGTCACCGCCAGCCGCGTGGCGCGCAAGAAGGAGCGGACGCTGCGGGCCTTCGGAAACCAGGAATACGCCAGCCTGGATTTCGCCGCCCAGAAGCTGGAGATCCTGCGTCTGAAGATGGGCGAAAACGGCCCGGAAGTCATCCCTGAGACCGTGGACATCGAGGAAGGTGAACCGCTCAAGCTCGAAATCGAAGCCTTCTACCAGGCCTGCCAAGGCCGAGGCCAGGACTACGTCTCGTGGGCCGACGGCCTGGAGGCCATGCGGGTGGCGGACCAGGTGCAGAAAGCGGTCGAGTCGAGCCTCGCGGCGATGCTGGAGGATTGA
- a CDS encoding GNAT family N-acetyltransferase: MGFIHRSDIVPEPKAIAELYDAAKLRRPTADLDRLKRMFQGSNVVLTTWEEFEDRGGQRLVALLRGWTDYAYDGYVCDLAVHPDFQNRGLGKDLLERAQSLGRPDVQWVLQASVIAERYYAHVGWQKIENGWKWPRENYPHPADPA, translated from the coding sequence ATGGGCTTCATCCACCGCAGCGATATCGTCCCGGAACCCAAGGCCATCGCGGAACTCTACGACGCGGCCAAACTGCGTCGGCCCACTGCGGATCTGGATCGCCTGAAGCGCATGTTCCAGGGCTCCAACGTGGTGCTCACTACTTGGGAGGAGTTCGAGGATCGGGGCGGCCAGCGGCTCGTGGCGCTGCTGCGGGGCTGGACCGACTACGCTTACGATGGCTATGTCTGCGACCTGGCGGTGCATCCGGACTTCCAGAACCGCGGCCTGGGCAAGGATCTTCTGGAACGCGCCCAGAGCCTCGGAAGGCCTGATGTGCAGTGGGTCCTGCAGGCATCGGTGATCGCTGAGCGTTACTACGCGCATGTTGGCTGGCAGAAGATCGAAAACGGCTGGAAATGGCCGCGCGAGAACTATCCGCATCCTGCGGATCCGGCGTGA
- a CDS encoding beta-lactamase family protein, whose product MTFHDLASLAKPLATATLAHAYLDLDVDRRWELGFHDREHPLTVRQLLSHSAGLPPWLPYTGEPLAAQLRRTPLPGNHPLLKTSEMGVSTYSDLGYRLIAELLELELRLPWKQLGAAASGLSPAPWTGTPMPIPAGQDSTAWAIAAPELDYPGPDPHLPHDANARAGMIGHAGFGASGKQLESALEKWMAARWPDRMAIETARSEDGEIWGLGLQRATAPYADLLARIPPGAGGVKVLESASTDWPAMDPAAAQMSEPSAFWQHLGYTGAAIFVRIEDRCCVALLCNRAGPGGELLSLAQLRGRRRRMLQDFLS is encoded by the coding sequence GTGACCTTCCACGACCTCGCCTCGCTCGCCAAGCCGCTGGCGACCGCTACGCTGGCCCATGCCTACCTGGATCTCGATGTGGACCGCCGCTGGGAGCTGGGCTTCCACGATCGTGAGCATCCGCTGACGGTCCGGCAACTGCTTTCCCATTCGGCGGGCCTGCCGCCCTGGCTCCCTTACACCGGCGAACCCCTGGCGGCGCAGCTCCGGCGGACGCCGCTGCCCGGGAACCACCCACTGCTGAAGACGTCCGAAATGGGTGTGTCCACGTATTCAGATCTGGGTTATCGCCTGATCGCCGAGCTGCTGGAGCTGGAGCTCCGGCTGCCCTGGAAACAGCTCGGAGCCGCGGCCTCCGGCCTCAGCCCGGCGCCCTGGACCGGAACGCCCATGCCCATCCCGGCGGGCCAGGATTCAACCGCCTGGGCCATCGCGGCGCCGGAACTCGACTACCCCGGCCCCGATCCCCATCTGCCCCACGATGCCAATGCCCGGGCCGGCATGATCGGCCACGCGGGGTTCGGCGCCTCCGGAAAACAGCTCGAATCCGCGCTGGAGAAATGGATGGCGGCCCGCTGGCCGGACCGCATGGCCATCGAAACCGCCCGGAGCGAGGACGGCGAGATCTGGGGCCTGGGTTTGCAACGCGCCACCGCGCCGTACGCGGATCTGCTGGCCCGGATTCCGCCCGGTGCGGGGGGCGTCAAGGTCCTGGAATCCGCATCCACGGACTGGCCGGCGATGGATCCGGCGGCGGCGCAGATGTCCGAGCCATCGGCCTTCTGGCAACATCTGGGCTATACCGGCGCGGCGATTTTCGTCCGGATCGAAGACCGCTGCTGCGTGGCCCTGCTCTGCAACCGCGCGGGCCCCGGCGGGGAACTGCTCAGCCTGGCGCAGCTCCGCGGCCGGCGCAGGCGGATGTTGCAGGACTTCCTCAGCTAA
- a CDS encoding SpoIID/LytB domain-containing protein — protein sequence MNPRVLSTSLLLAGLVHPVSAQAPVRIGLSTEMSDWQVTLDGGGDLVTRGGRLVMKLRDGEKLRIWWDSRGEADPRDEYRIRVGGDMSAAAAAETMRRLRELGEQPEKIFVPDGASWKVLTGHFSRAEDTEQILQKLSGNGFPELWVSSEHLPGKPRKGRALYAVTERYERRPLPSEGVLFRSNNGTVHVLGKGRYRGTVEFFPNGDGRLTVVNQVALEDYVRGVVPREMGANEYPNVEALKVQAVAARTYVVANRGKRKGAGFDLLDTPLDQVYGGKDGEQPLADRAVAETAGLIATYGGAPIQALFTADSGGATVDNSYVFGGPQPYLKGVSNYPDKPMAIAFLGAVDPGADQSWLNLELLRLAAFGIILPDVLTSERMEQPLRSGDLTEPMARLCQRLGLPAPERPVAGDLQLYLWMAKTLGFDRVVDGMERSQDADYFVGPAVTRPGDRPLAAFLARRGIVSTAMWHGRPTLRDGLTALSRMWQELEAPELAEGTLLRDGTVRRKLPGAVPEPLPLASFLFLAEESIGGQLRLVSEARIQVGDRVKWMPREGGSRLLIRRLDPDGAAWDRYNPAAHWKVELKDSDLLAKVKSRVGVSGIRALELDHNEHGRVLKLTVRDTRGVGHEFTGMRIRALLGLRDNVFRYITVGTGDKKRWIFYGRGWGHAVGMDQTGAYGMALEGYTYDQILKRYYRGIEITAIQP from the coding sequence ATGAATCCCAGAGTCCTGTCCACATCCTTGCTGCTCGCCGGTCTGGTGCATCCCGTCTCGGCGCAGGCCCCGGTCCGCATCGGCCTTTCCACCGAGATGAGCGACTGGCAGGTGACATTGGACGGCGGCGGCGACCTGGTCACGCGGGGCGGACGCCTCGTCATGAAATTGCGGGATGGGGAAAAACTGCGGATCTGGTGGGACAGCCGGGGCGAAGCCGATCCACGGGACGAATACCGCATCCGCGTGGGTGGCGACATGAGCGCGGCGGCTGCCGCGGAAACCATGCGCCGGTTGCGGGAACTCGGGGAGCAGCCAGAAAAGATCTTCGTTCCCGACGGGGCGTCCTGGAAAGTGCTGACGGGCCATTTCAGCCGGGCCGAAGACACCGAGCAGATTCTGCAGAAATTGAGCGGCAACGGCTTCCCTGAATTGTGGGTGTCCTCGGAGCACCTTCCCGGGAAACCGCGCAAGGGCCGTGCTCTTTATGCCGTGACCGAACGCTACGAGCGGCGGCCGCTGCCCTCCGAAGGGGTGCTGTTCCGTTCGAACAACGGCACCGTCCACGTTCTCGGCAAGGGCCGCTACCGCGGCACCGTCGAATTCTTCCCCAATGGCGACGGCCGGCTCACGGTGGTCAACCAGGTTGCCTTGGAAGACTACGTCCGCGGCGTGGTGCCGCGCGAGATGGGCGCCAATGAATATCCGAATGTGGAGGCCCTGAAGGTGCAGGCGGTGGCGGCGCGCACCTACGTGGTGGCCAATCGCGGCAAGCGCAAAGGCGCCGGTTTCGACCTGCTGGACACGCCCCTGGACCAGGTCTACGGCGGTAAGGACGGCGAGCAGCCGCTGGCGGACCGCGCCGTGGCCGAGACCGCGGGGCTCATCGCCACCTACGGCGGCGCGCCCATCCAGGCCCTGTTCACGGCGGACAGCGGCGGCGCCACCGTGGACAACAGCTACGTCTTTGGCGGCCCCCAACCCTACCTGAAGGGTGTGAGCAATTATCCGGACAAGCCCATGGCCATTGCCTTCCTGGGCGCCGTGGACCCGGGCGCCGACCAGTCCTGGTTGAACCTGGAACTGCTGCGCCTCGCGGCCTTCGGAATCATCCTTCCAGACGTCTTGACCAGCGAACGGATGGAACAGCCGCTCCGCAGCGGCGATCTCACGGAACCCATGGCCCGCCTCTGCCAGCGGCTGGGGCTGCCGGCTCCGGAACGCCCGGTAGCCGGGGATCTGCAGCTCTATCTTTGGATGGCGAAGACGCTGGGGTTCGATCGGGTGGTGGACGGCATGGAAAGATCCCAGGACGCGGATTATTTCGTAGGACCCGCCGTCACGAGGCCCGGGGACCGGCCGCTCGCAGCCTTCCTGGCGCGGCGAGGCATCGTCTCCACCGCCATGTGGCATGGCCGCCCGACCCTGAGGGACGGGCTGACGGCCCTCTCACGCATGTGGCAGGAGCTGGAAGCGCCGGAACTGGCGGAGGGCACCCTCCTGCGGGATGGAACCGTCCGCCGCAAGCTGCCCGGAGCGGTGCCGGAACCGCTGCCGCTGGCGAGTTTCCTGTTCCTCGCGGAAGAAAGCATCGGCGGCCAGCTGCGGCTGGTGTCCGAAGCCCGGATCCAGGTGGGGGACCGCGTGAAATGGATGCCGAGGGAGGGCGGATCGCGGTTGCTCATCCGCCGCCTCGATCCCGATGGCGCCGCTTGGGACCGCTACAATCCGGCAGCCCACTGGAAGGTGGAGCTGAAGGACAGCGATCTGCTCGCGAAAGTGAAATCCCGCGTGGGCGTGAGCGGCATCCGCGCACTGGAGCTGGACCATAACGAGCATGGGCGCGTGCTGAAGCTCACGGTGCGGGACACCCGCGGCGTCGGCCATGAATTCACCGGCATGCGCATCCGCGCCCTGCTCGGCCTCAGGGACAATGTGTTCCGCTACATCACGGTCGGCACCGGGGACAAAAAACGATGGATCTTCTATGGCCGCGGCTGGGGGCACGCCGTAGGCATGGACCAGACCGGCGCCTACGGCATGGCGCTGGAAGGCTACACCTACGACCAGATCCTGAAGCGCTACTATCGCGGCATCGAGATCACGGCGATCCAGCCATGA
- a CDS encoding leucyl/phenylalanyl-tRNA--protein transferase, with translation MIFTLDARPVFPPPHQSEPDGLLAVGGDLREARLLEAYRCGIFPWYSSGGPILWWSPPERAVFLPGDEHLPSRTKRKLRSAPFEIRVDTAFPEVMRNCATVGRSGGPGTWITDGMLAAYAALHGSGYAHSFEAWQGGALVGGLYGISLGAAFFGESMFSKVDDASRAAFAALCAWCWSRGFHFIDGQVPNENLEKLGARVMDREEFLARLRRALELPTRRGPWTA, from the coding sequence ATGATCTTCACCCTCGACGCCCGTCCCGTTTTTCCGCCGCCGCATCAGTCGGAGCCGGACGGGCTGCTGGCCGTGGGAGGCGATCTCCGCGAAGCGAGGTTGCTGGAAGCCTATCGCTGCGGCATCTTCCCCTGGTACTCAAGCGGGGGGCCGATTCTGTGGTGGTCGCCGCCGGAGCGGGCGGTGTTCCTGCCCGGCGATGAACACCTGCCCTCCCGCACCAAGCGGAAGCTGCGCAGCGCCCCCTTCGAGATCCGCGTGGACACGGCCTTCCCGGAGGTGATGCGGAACTGCGCGACGGTCGGCCGGAGCGGCGGCCCGGGCACCTGGATCACGGACGGGATGTTGGCCGCCTACGCGGCGTTGCATGGATCCGGTTACGCCCATAGTTTCGAGGCGTGGCAGGGCGGCGCGCTGGTGGGCGGCCTTTATGGAATTTCCCTGGGTGCCGCGTTCTTCGGCGAGAGCATGTTTTCAAAGGTGGACGATGCCTCCAGGGCCGCCTTCGCAGCCCTGTGCGCGTGGTGCTGGAGCCGGGGGTTCCACTTCATCGACGGCCAGGTGCCGAACGAGAACCTGGAAAAGCTCGGCGCCCGTGTGATGGACCGGGAGGAATTCCTGGCAAGGCTGCGCCGCGCGCTTGAGCTGCCGACGCGGCGGGGGCCCTGGACGGCCTGA
- the clpA gene encoding ATP-dependent Clp protease ATP-binding subunit ClpA → MNTPPLQANLQSAIRRAFELARLKRHELVTVEHLLAGLLSDSEVQKTLGACGVKLASLQASLDAFLEAKLEALPVGVTLHPSPSLGFQRVMERAILHALSSEQATVDVGSVLAAVLQEPENFGAHYLRSEGLQRLALLRYLSHGAAEPAPPKTAEPTETPGEDSETPPADPLKAYTVDLVARASEGKIDPLVGRLAELDRIIQILCRRRKNNPLLVGEPGVGKTAIAEGLALRLHEGKVPEALRGSSLFALDLGALLAGTRYRGDFEQRVKAVIEALKAKDHALLFIDEIHTIVGAGSVSGGSLDASNLLKPALAAGELRCIGATTFLDAKHSFDRDRALSRRFQKVDVGEPSEAEALDILKGLRSLFEHHHGVRFSDAALEAAVRLSARHLRDLHLPDKAIDVLDEAGSAQKLLPARKRKKTLEAQDIEAVVAKMARVPLQSLSGDDRSRLADLDAQLRAVIFGQDAAIEKVASSIKLSRSGLRGHEKPTGSFLFSGPTGVGKTELAKQLAHLLMVPFLRFDMSEYMEKHAVSRLVGAPPGYVGFDEGGLLTDAVRKNPHAVLLLDEIEKAHPDLFAILLQVMDHATLTDNHGRQADFRHVVLILTTNAGAKDLSQRRVGFNDTAGGSARGAIEKAFTPEFRNRLDAIVPFAPLGRPEILKVVDKNLAELQALLDEKNVKLKVSVEARQWLAAKGYEPAFGARPMARLIEDRLKKPLAEAILFGPLKDGGKAEVVLSDGEPAFKYR, encoded by the coding sequence ATGAACACACCGCCCCTCCAGGCAAACCTGCAATCCGCCATCCGCCGGGCCTTCGAGCTGGCGCGCCTCAAGCGGCACGAGCTCGTCACCGTAGAGCACCTGTTGGCGGGGCTATTGAGCGATTCCGAGGTCCAGAAAACGCTTGGAGCCTGCGGGGTGAAACTCGCCAGCCTGCAGGCCTCGCTGGACGCCTTTCTGGAAGCCAAGCTCGAGGCTCTGCCCGTCGGCGTGACGTTGCATCCCTCGCCCAGCCTGGGCTTCCAGCGGGTGATGGAGCGGGCCATCCTGCACGCGCTGTCCTCGGAGCAAGCCACCGTGGACGTAGGCAGCGTCCTGGCCGCGGTGCTCCAGGAACCCGAAAATTTCGGCGCCCACTACCTCCGGTCTGAAGGGCTCCAGCGTTTGGCTCTGCTGCGCTACCTCTCCCATGGGGCCGCGGAACCCGCGCCGCCCAAGACCGCCGAACCCACGGAGACGCCTGGCGAAGATAGCGAAACCCCGCCCGCGGATCCTCTGAAGGCCTACACCGTGGACCTGGTGGCCCGCGCCTCCGAAGGGAAGATCGATCCCCTGGTGGGCCGCCTGGCGGAATTGGACCGCATCATCCAGATCCTCTGCCGCCGCCGGAAGAACAATCCCCTGCTGGTGGGGGAGCCCGGAGTCGGCAAGACCGCCATCGCCGAAGGCCTGGCCCTGCGGCTCCACGAGGGCAAGGTCCCCGAGGCGCTGAGGGGCTCAAGCCTCTTCGCGTTGGATCTGGGCGCCCTGCTGGCGGGCACGCGCTACCGGGGCGATTTCGAACAGCGGGTCAAGGCGGTCATCGAAGCCTTGAAGGCCAAGGACCACGCGCTGCTGTTCATCGATGAGATCCACACCATCGTCGGCGCGGGCTCCGTGAGCGGGGGCAGCCTGGACGCCTCCAACCTGCTCAAGCCCGCCCTGGCCGCCGGGGAGCTGCGCTGCATCGGCGCCACCACCTTCCTGGACGCCAAGCATTCCTTCGACCGGGACCGCGCGCTTTCCCGCCGCTTCCAGAAAGTCGATGTCGGCGAGCCCAGCGAGGCCGAAGCCCTAGACATCCTGAAGGGATTGCGCTCGCTCTTCGAACACCATCATGGGGTCCGTTTCAGCGACGCGGCCCTGGAAGCCGCCGTTCGCCTGTCCGCCCGCCACCTGCGGGATCTGCACCTGCCGGACAAAGCCATCGACGTGCTGGACGAGGCCGGCTCCGCCCAAAAACTCCTGCCCGCCCGGAAGCGCAAGAAAACGCTGGAGGCCCAGGACATTGAAGCGGTCGTGGCCAAGATGGCGCGGGTGCCATTGCAGAGCCTCAGCGGCGACGACCGGTCGCGGCTGGCGGACCTCGACGCGCAGCTCCGCGCGGTCATTTTCGGCCAGGATGCGGCCATCGAAAAAGTGGCCTCCAGCATCAAGCTCAGCCGCTCGGGACTGCGGGGCCACGAGAAACCCACGGGGTCGTTCCTGTTTTCCGGTCCCACCGGCGTGGGAAAGACGGAATTGGCGAAGCAGCTGGCCCACCTGCTCATGGTTCCCTTCCTGCGCTTCGACATGAGCGAATACATGGAGAAGCACGCTGTATCGAGGCTGGTGGGCGCGCCGCCGGGCTATGTGGGGTTCGACGAAGGCGGACTGCTCACGGATGCGGTCCGGAAAAACCCCCACGCCGTGCTGCTGTTGGACGAGATCGAAAAAGCCCATCCGGACCTTTTTGCCATCCTCCTGCAAGTCATGGACCACGCCACGCTGACGGACAATCACGGCCGCCAGGCGGACTTCCGCCATGTGGTGCTCATCCTCACCACCAATGCCGGCGCCAAGGACCTGTCCCAGCGCCGCGTCGGTTTCAACGACACCGCAGGCGGATCAGCGCGGGGCGCCATCGAAAAAGCCTTCACTCCTGAATTCCGGAACCGCCTGGACGCCATCGTTCCGTTCGCGCCGCTGGGACGCCCCGAGATCCTGAAGGTCGTGGACAAGAACCTGGCCGAGCTCCAGGCGCTTCTCGACGAGAAAAACGTGAAGCTGAAGGTCAGCGTTGAAGCCAGGCAATGGCTCGCGGCCAAAGGCTACGAGCCGGCCTTCGGCGCCCGTCCCATGGCGCGCCTCATCGAGGACAGGCTCAAGAAGCCTCTGGCCGAAGCCATCCTGTTCGGCCCTTTGAAGGATGGCGGGAAAGCCGAAGTGGTGCTGTCTGACGGGGAGCCGGCCTTCAAGTACCGGTGA
- the clpS gene encoding ATP-dependent Clp protease adapter ClpS: MPTPKSQPEGGTGLATKTKGKPKLQPPSMWKVILHNDDYTTQEFVVFVLTAIFRKAEAEATRIMLAVHREGKGIAGLYTRDVAETKITQVRALAEQRDYPLLCTMEPLEPVSK; the protein is encoded by the coding sequence ATGCCCACCCCCAAGAGCCAGCCCGAAGGTGGAACCGGCCTCGCCACGAAGACCAAGGGCAAGCCAAAACTCCAGCCGCCGTCCATGTGGAAAGTCATCCTGCACAACGACGACTACACCACACAGGAGTTCGTGGTCTTCGTGCTCACCGCCATCTTCCGCAAGGCCGAAGCCGAGGCCACCCGCATCATGCTGGCGGTGCACCGCGAGGGAAAGGGGATCGCCGGGCTCTACACCCGCGACGTGGCCGAAACGAAAATCACCCAGGTGCGCGCCCTCGCGGAACAGCGCGACTACCCGCTGCTCTGCACCATGGAGCCCCTAGAGCCTGTTTCAAAATGA